Proteins encoded in a region of the Nitrospinota bacterium genome:
- the queA gene encoding tRNA preQ1(34) S-adenosylmethionine ribosyltransferase-isomerase QueA, whose product MKLSDFDYTLPPELIAQRPLGERDASRLLVLERTSGRITHAGFLDLPRLLEPGDLLALNDTRVFPARIFGRKAPTGGRVELLLLEDLGQERWRALIKPYGRVRAPQRLAFADGMEAVVEEMLGDGQAVVRLFGRGPLPAWLEAHGRTPLPPYIKRRTDEPLEEKEDRERYQTLFAARRGAVAAPTAGLHFTERVFEGLSDRGIEWVAITLHVGLGTFQPVGGERLEDHVMEAERYEVGREAAQAVRRAAAEGRRVIAVGSTALRALESAVAVGGEIRAEGVKGKTALYIYPGYKFRIVGGLLTNFHLPRSTLLLLVSAFAGKDRLLAAYREAIARRYRFYSYGDAMLIL is encoded by the coding sequence ATGAAGCTCTCCGATTTCGACTACACCCTGCCGCCTGAGCTCATCGCCCAGAGGCCATTGGGGGAGCGGGACGCCTCCAGGCTGCTCGTGCTCGAGCGGACATCGGGCCGCATCACCCACGCCGGGTTTCTCGACCTTCCGCGCCTCCTCGAGCCCGGCGACCTCCTTGCGCTCAACGACACCCGGGTCTTCCCGGCCCGCATCTTTGGGCGAAAAGCGCCCACGGGCGGGCGGGTCGAGCTGTTGCTGCTCGAGGATTTGGGCCAGGAGAGGTGGAGGGCGCTCATCAAGCCCTATGGACGCGTCAGGGCCCCTCAGCGGCTCGCCTTCGCCGACGGGATGGAAGCCGTTGTGGAAGAGATGCTAGGCGATGGACAGGCGGTGGTCCGCCTCTTCGGCAGAGGGCCTCTCCCGGCGTGGCTCGAGGCCCACGGCCGCACCCCCCTGCCCCCCTACATCAAGCGTCGCACCGACGAGCCCCTTGAAGAGAAAGAGGACCGGGAGCGCTACCAGACGCTCTTCGCCGCCCGACGGGGAGCGGTGGCGGCCCCAACGGCGGGGCTTCACTTTACAGAGAGGGTCTTTGAGGGGTTGTCCGACCGAGGGATCGAGTGGGTCGCCATCACGCTCCACGTGGGGCTGGGGACCTTCCAGCCGGTGGGGGGTGAGAGGCTCGAAGACCACGTCATGGAGGCTGAGCGCTACGAGGTGGGGCGGGAGGCCGCTCAGGCGGTAAGGCGGGCCGCGGCCGAGGGCCGGAGGGTCATCGCCGTCGGCTCCACCGCCCTTCGCGCCCTGGAGAGCGCGGTGGCAGTTGGGGGGGAGATACGAGCTGAGGGGGTAAAGGGAAAGACGGCGCTTTACATCTATCCGGGCTACAAGTTCAGAATCGTCGGCGGGCTGCTGACCAACTTTCATCTGCCCCGCTCGACGCTGCTTCTGCTGGTCAGCGCCTTTGCGGGAAAAGACCGCCTCTTGGCCGCCTACCGGGAGGCTATCGCCCGCCGATACCGGTTCTACAGCTACGGCGATGCGATGCTCATTCTCTAG
- a CDS encoding HU family DNA-binding protein, giving the protein MTKIEIVNTVAERTGLTKVKAEEAVESILHLMKQCLAQGDSIILRRFGSFQVRQKSARIGRNPKTGQGAEIPARKVVRFKAGKYFKEAVNSGRTPGVEEAD; this is encoded by the coding sequence ATGACAAAAATCGAGATCGTAAACACCGTGGCAGAGAGGACCGGGTTGACTAAGGTAAAGGCCGAAGAGGCGGTGGAGTCCATTCTCCATCTGATGAAGCAATGCCTCGCTCAGGGAGACTCCATCATCCTCAGGCGGTTTGGTTCCTTCCAGGTCCGCCAGAAGTCGGCCCGCATCGGCCGGAACCCGAAGACGGGTCAGGGGGCCGAGATTCCCGCCCGCAAGGTGGTGCGCTTCAAGGCGGGTAAGTATTTCAAGGAGGCCGTCAACTCGGGCCGCACACCGGGGGTCGAGGAGGCCGACTAG
- a CDS encoding DUF2905 domain-containing protein, with product MEHVARYLIIFGIVLVALGGVLLLAGKLPWLGRLPGDFAFKGKRVTFYFPLTTSIILSIVLTVLLNLFFRR from the coding sequence ATGGAGCACGTCGCCCGCTACCTTATCATCTTCGGCATCGTCTTGGTCGCCCTGGGAGGGGTTCTCTTGCTCGCAGGCAAGCTCCCCTGGCTCGGACGGCTCCCGGGAGACTTCGCGTTCAAGGGCAAGCGGGTCACCTTCTACTTTCCCCTGACCACCTCCATCATTCTTTCGATCGTGCTGACCGTCCTGCTCAACCTCTTCTTTAGGCGTTAG